The Deltaproteobacteria bacterium region CCAGCTGCAGCTGAAGATCGCCGCCGGCGAGCCCATCGGCTTCGGCCAGGAGGCGGTGAAGCGCTCGGGGCACGCCTTCGAGCTGCGGATCTACGCCGAGGATCCCGACAAGAACTTCTTCCCCTCGCCGGGGAAGATCACCCGCCTCGTCCTGCCGGAGGGGGAGGGCGTGCGGGTGGACGCCGGCTACGCCGAGGGCGACACCGTCACCCCCTACTACGATCCCCTGATCGCCAAGCTGATCGTCCACGGTGAGGATCGGGCGCAGGCCATCGAGCGGGCGCTGCGCGCCGCCGAGGACTTCGTGGTAGAGGGTATCAAGACCAACCTCCCCACCCACCGCGCGGTGCTGAAGACCGAGGCCTTCGCGCGCGGGGACCTCTCGACCCATTTCTTCGAAGACCACCTCTAGGAGAAGACCCAATGGCCACCAACGTGGAAGCGCACATCACCGGGACCGTCTGGAAGATCGAGAAGCAGGCGGGGGACGAGGTCGAGGAGGGCGACATCATCCTCATCCTCGAGTCCATGAAGATGGAGATGCCCGTCGAGTCCCCGGACGACGGCGTCGTCGCGGAGATCAAGGTCGCCGAGGGCGAGGCGGTCGACGAGGGCCAGGTCGTCGCCGTCCTCGAGTAGCGCGCCCTAAAAGTCGCCGAACAAGGTCGTCAGCTTGACCCGCAGGGCTCTGGCGATCTTGTGGAGCGACGAGACCGAGGCCGAGGACTCGGCCCGCTCGATCTGCGAGAGCAGGCTGACCGAGAGCGCCGTCCGGCGGGAGAGCTGCTTCAGGGTCAGGTTGCGCTCCTTGCGCAGGTTCCGGATCGTCGTGCCGATGGAGCGGTGCAGGGCACCCTCGGGGTCGAGGACCAGGCCCTTGGACTCCAGCGCCCGCTGCACGGCGTCCCGGAACTCCTCCACCCGGAAGGGCTTCTTCAGGTAGTCCGAGGCCTGGTGCTGCAGGCTGGTGATGGCCGTGTCCATCGAGGGGTAGCCGGTGAAGATGATCACCGCCACGTCGTCGTCGATGCGGCGGATCTCCTTGAGGACCTCGGTGCCGTCCATGCCCGGCATCATCAGGTCGAGGATGACCAGGTGGAACTCGCCTTTGCGCAGGACCCCCGCGGCGTCCCTCGGGTTGGTCAGCGCGGTGGCCTCGTAGCCCTCCCGCTCGAGGAGCATGACGAGGTAGTCACAGACGTCCTGGTCATCGTCGATGACCAGGACCCGGACCTCGAAGCCCTTCTGTGAGGTGGGCTGCTCGGTTTTCGAGGCTGCTGGGCTGGCCATGCTCGGTTGCTCTCCTGCTGATCGTCGGGCTAGCCGCTCTTGCTGGCGTCGTACTTCTCCAGGATCTGGCGGACCTTGGCTGCGTCGGAGGCGCTGGGGTTCTTCTGAACGTAGAGACGGTAGTGCTTGGCGGCCAGATCCTTGTTGCCCAGCCGCGCGTAGCAGATGCCCAGCATCTTGTGGGTCATCCCCTGGCCCTTGGGGTCGAGCTTGAGGGCCCGCTCGAACTGCTTGGCGGCCAGCTCGAACTTGCCCTTCTGGAGGAACTGCACGCCCTTGGTCTGGGCGTCCTTGGCCTCCTGGACCTTGGTGTCGGCCTGCGGCTTCGGGGGCGGGGGATCCTTCTTGACGATCGGCTTGGGCTTGGGCGGGGGCGGGGCTCGCTCCGCCTTGCGCTGCGCGGTCTCGGCCCGCTCGAGGATCTTCTGGGCCTCGCGGCTCTCGGGTTCGAACTCGAGCCAGTTCTCGGCGACGGTGATCGCGCCCTCGTAGTCCTTGATGCCCAGGGCCGCCTTGGCGTCCGAGCGCAGCCGGTCGGCGGCGCGTCGGCGCGCGAAGGTGCTCTGGGAGCGCGCGTCGTTCTCGAGGAGCGAGCCGGCGGGGACCATCGCGAAGGCCTGCGCGGCCTCGACGAAGCGCTCCTCCGCCAGGAGGTCCTTGGCCTCCCGGAAGCGGCGGTGGGCCTCGTCCTCGAGGGCCGCCTGCTTGAGGCCCGCCTGGGCCGCGGCGTTGCTCTCGTCGAGCTCGAGGGCCTTCTCGTAGGCGTCCTTCGCGGCGGGCCAGTCCTGGCGCTCCACCGCCTCGCTGGCGGTCTGGATGGCCTGGCGCAGCGCCTCGGCGTTGTCGGCCACCGCCGTGCCCGGATCGGGATCGGGGGTCGGGGTGGGGTCCGGGGTCGGGGTGACGTTGGCCCGGGGGTCGGGGATGGGCAGGGTCTCGCCGCCGGGATCGGGCTTCGGATCCTCGCCGCCGCTGCCGGTGGCCATCCAGATGCCGCCGACCGCCAGGACGAGGACGACCGCGGCGCCGCCGATGACCCAGGGGAGGGGGACGCCCCGGGAGGGCATCGCCTCGTCGTCGACCGCGGCGCGGGCGGGCGCGGCCGCCGCCGCCGCCGCGAAGGCCGGCTCTCCGTCCTCCTCGCCGGTGTAGACGTAGTCCTCACCGGGGGCGCAGAAGCGGATCTTCAGATGACCCAGCTCGATGACGTCGCCGGGTCGGACGTCGATGAGCCCGTACTCCTCGCCGTTCACCCGCACGCCGTTCGCCGAGCCCAGGTCGGCGACCTTCCAGACCCCCTCCTCGTCGAGGAAGATCCGGCAGTGCCGTCGGGACATCGAGCGGTGGTCGATCTGGATGTCGTTCTCGTCGGTGCGCCCGATGGAGACCACCGTGCGGTCGAGGACGTAGGTCTGGCCGGCGTACTCGGTGCTGATGACGACCAGCGAGGGCTGCTCGCCCTGCTCGAGCTGCCGCTCCTGGGCCTTCTTCCCGAGGGCGTCGAAGTCGACCTTGATGATCGCCGTCGACTCGTGCTTCGGGCGCTCGGGCTGCTCGTACTCGGTGTGGGCCGCGGGCAGATCGAAGGGGGCCGGCACCGCGGCGCGGGCGGTGGGGATCGTGGGCTCGGGCTGCACCGGAGCCGGCGGCGGCGGAGCCGCGGAGGGGCTCGGGGGCGGGGTGAGCTCCTGCGAGGGCGGCTCGGCCACCGGGGCCGAGGGGGTGGTGGGGATCTGGGTCCCCGGAGAGGTGATCTCCCGCGCCTCGCTCGCGGTGGCCGCCGCGCCGAGCACCTCACCGGCCTCGGCCTGCACCGCGAGGTTGTAGTCTCCGATCTCGATGAGGTCGCCTTCCTGCACCTCGGCCCGGCCCTGGACCTGATCACCGTTCACCCGGACTCCGTTGTAGGAGCCGAGGTCCTCGATGAAGACGTGGCCGTTGCCCTTCAAGAAGCGGGCGTGTCGGCGCGAGACGTTCCGTTCGGTCAGACGAATGGTGTTGCCTTCGTTGCGACCGATGGAGATCTCGTCTCGAACGAAGGGGACGACTGTCTTGCGTCCCTCGTCATCCTCGATGATGAGCTTCACGAATGCACCGTTGGGAACCTTGGGGAGAATCGGGGGCTAACCCCAATTTTGTACCACGGGCCCCGAAAACGGGGCCACCCCGGGCTGGAGGGGGGTCCGCCCCCGGGGGCGGGGATTCGCTATACTCTCCCGATTCCAGGCATGATCCGGATCCGCACCCAGACGGGGGAAGAGACCCTCGATCTGGGGGAGTTCGAGTCCCGGGTGGTCCGGGGTGAGATCCCCCCCGACACCCCCGTCTGCTTCCCGGTGGTCTCCGGCGAGGACTTCGTGCCCGCCCGGGAGCTGGAGATCTTCCGGGGCCTCTACAGCCCGAGCCGGATCTACTTCAAGCGCTACTTCAACCTGGCGAGCTTCCCGGCGCTGACCACCGTCATCCTGGTGGCCAACGTCGCCGTCTTCGTCGCCGGGCAGGTCCTCCTGGCCGAGGGCTCCGGCAACCTGACGGCCGAGTTGGTCCGGCTGGGGGCGAAGGCCGGGCCGCTGATCACCGACCTGGGGGAGAGCTGGCGCCTGCTCACGGCGAACTTCGTCCACCGCGATCTGCTGCACCTGGGCTTCAACCTCTTCTTCCTCTTCAACCTCGGCGGCGCCCTCGAGAACACCTACCGCAAGCACGACTACCTGCTGATCGTCCTGGCCTCGGCCCTGGGGACCACCATCCTCTCCTTCCTGGGCTCCTCGCAGATCTCGGCCGGCGCCAGCGGGATCGTCTTCGGCTGCTTCGGGGGGGTGGTGGTCTTCGGCCTGAAGTACCGGGACATCATCCCGCGCCGCTACCGCCGCTTCTTCGGGGGGGCGGTGGTGCCCTACGTCCTCATCTTCCTCT contains the following coding sequences:
- a CDS encoding biotin/lipoyl-binding carrier protein, whose protein sequence is MATNVEAHITGTVWKIEKQAGDEVEEGDIILILESMKMEMPVESPDDGVVAEIKVAEGEAVDEGQVVAVLE
- a CDS encoding response regulator, which encodes MASPAASKTEQPTSQKGFEVRVLVIDDDQDVCDYLVMLLEREGYEATALTNPRDAAGVLRKGEFHLVILDLMMPGMDGTEVLKEIRRIDDDVAVIIFTGYPSMDTAITSLQHQASDYLKKPFRVEEFRDAVQRALESKGLVLDPEGALHRSIGTTIRNLRKERNLTLKQLSRRTALSVSLLSQIERAESSASVSSLHKIARALRVKLTTLFGDF
- a CDS encoding FHA domain-containing protein, with translation MKLIIEDDEGRKTVVPFVRDEISIGRNEGNTIRLTERNVSRRHARFLKGNGHVFIEDLGSYNGVRVNGDQVQGRAEVQEGDLIEIGDYNLAVQAEAGEVLGAAATASEAREITSPGTQIPTTPSAPVAEPPSQELTPPPSPSAAPPPPAPVQPEPTIPTARAAVPAPFDLPAAHTEYEQPERPKHESTAIIKVDFDALGKKAQERQLEQGEQPSLVVISTEYAGQTYVLDRTVVSIGRTDENDIQIDHRSMSRRHCRIFLDEEGVWKVADLGSANGVRVNGEEYGLIDVRPGDVIELGHLKIRFCAPGEDYVYTGEEDGEPAFAAAAAAAPARAAVDDEAMPSRGVPLPWVIGGAAVVLVLAVGGIWMATGSGGEDPKPDPGGETLPIPDPRANVTPTPDPTPTPDPDPGTAVADNAEALRQAIQTASEAVERQDWPAAKDAYEKALELDESNAAAQAGLKQAALEDEAHRRFREAKDLLAEERFVEAAQAFAMVPAGSLLENDARSQSTFARRRAADRLRSDAKAALGIKDYEGAITVAENWLEFEPESREAQKILERAETAQRKAERAPPPPKPKPIVKKDPPPPKPQADTKVQEAKDAQTKGVQFLQKGKFELAAKQFERALKLDPKGQGMTHKMLGICYARLGNKDLAAKHYRLYVQKNPSASDAAKVRQILEKYDASKSG